The Desulfuribacillus alkaliarsenatis nucleotide sequence AGGTCAAACCAAATGACCAAATATCGAGAAATCCTTAGGCTTAATAGTCAAGGTATGAGCCAACGCAGTATTTCATCTAGCTGCCAGTGCTCACGAAACACCGTCAAGA carries:
- a CDS encoding LuxR C-terminal-related transcriptional regulator, which gives rise to MTKYREILRLNSQGMSQRSISSSCQCSRNTVK